GCCCTTTGCCCGCGAATACGGAGGCATGCTTGCCAACCGTTCCTTCGGCGGCGCGCAAGTGAGCCGTACCTTTTATGCCCGTGGCCAGACCGGACAGCAGCTGCTGCTTGGGGCATACCAGAGCTTGAGTCGCCAGATCGGTCTTGGCCAGGTCAAGATGTACAACCGCCATGAGATGCTGGACGTGGTTCTGGTCGATGGTGAAGCCAAGGGGATCATCACGCGAAACCTGGTCACAGGTAAGATTGATCGTTGGGCCGCGGACGCTGTGGTGCTGGCAACCGGCGGTTACTCGACGGTGTTCTTCCTTTCCACAAATGCTGCTGGTTGTAACGTGACCGCGGCTTGGCGCGCGCATCGTCGTGGAGCAGGCTTTGCCAACCCCTGCTATACGCAGATCCACCCGACCTGTATTCCGCAGGAAGGTGAACATCAGTCAAAATTGACGCTCATGTCTGAGTCGCTTCGCAATGATGGGCGTGTCTGGGTTCCCAAAACCCGGGAGATGGCCGCCAAGGTCCGCGACGGTGAGATCAAGCCGTCCGAAGTTCCCGAAGATGAACGCGATTATTTCCTCGAGCGGAAGTATCCAAGCTTTGGCAACCTGGCACCGCGTGACATTTCAAGCCGTGCTGCCAAGGAAGCCTGCGATGACGGACGCGGTGTCGCAAAGACCGGGTATGGCGTTTTCCTCGATTTTGCGGATGCCATTAATCGCCTCGGCAAAGACGTGATCGCGGAGCGCTACGGCAATCTTTTCGACATGTATGAGAATATCATGGGCGCCAACGCCTATGAGCAACCCATGCAGATTTATCCTGCTCCACACTATACGATGGGCGGACTCTGGGTTGATTACAACCTGATGACTTCCATTCCGGGTCTGTTCGCCACGGGCGAGTGCAATTTCTCCGACCATGGGGCGAATCGACTTGGGGCATCGGCGCTGATGCAGGGGCTTGCAGACGGGTATTTCATTACCCCATATGTGATCGGCAATTACCTTGCTTCCCAAGTGCCTCTGAGCAAAGCCGGCAAGACGGACGTAAACTCAGCACCTTTTGTGGAAACTGAGGCGGCCGTGAAGGAGAAGATCGATAAGATGGTTTCCATTCAAGGAAAGACCAGTCCGCGAAGTATCCACATTGAGTTGGGCAAGATCATGCTCGACAAGTGCGGCATGGCGAGGAACGAAGCTGGCCTGAAAGAAGCTATCCAGAAAATCCGTGAACTTCGGAAAAAATTCTGGGAAGACGTGAAGATTCCTGGCGGGCCCGAGGAATTGAATATCGAGCTGGAGCGTGCGGGCCGGGTAGCCGACCATCTTGAGTTTGCCGAGCTGATGTGCTACGACGCCTTGGACCGTGATGAATCATGTGGCGGTCACTTCCGCGAGGAACACCAGACTCAAGAGGGGGAAGCCGTCCGCGATGATGAAAATTACGCCAATGTTTCCGTCTGGGAGTTCAAGGGATTGGAAAATCCTCCCGCAAAGCATGTTGAGCCTCTTTCCTTCGAGAATGTCCACCTCGGTATACGCAGTTACAAATAAGGAACTTTCCGATAATTTAAGAGACAGGAAAAATAATGTCTGAGAAAAACATTCAAATCACCTTGAAAGTGTGGCGTCAAAAGGACGCCTCCGAAACCGGCCAGTTTGAGACCTACAAGATGGATGAGGTCTCCACCTCTTCTTCCTTCCTGGAGATGCTTGATTTGTTGAACGAGCAACTGATCGCGGAGGACAAGGATCCTGTGGCTTTCGACCATGATTGCCGTGAGGGTATCTGCGGGATGTGTTCCCTCGTAATCAATGGTATTCCCCACGGTAAGAATGCCTTGCAGACGACCTGCCAGTTGCACATGCGCAGTTTCAGCAATGGGGATACGATCACGATCGAGCCCTACCGCTCAAAGCCTTTCCCGGTGATGAGGGACCTCGTCGTTGACCGGACTCCGCTTGATACGATCATGCAGGCGGGCGGATTTGTTGATCAGCGCGTGGGCGCGGCGCAGGACGCAAACGCCCTTCCGATTTCCAAGGAAATCGCTGACAAGGCGATGGATGCAGCGGCCTGTATCGGCTGCGGCGCATGCGTGGCAGTTTGCCCGAATGCGTCGGCCATGCTCTTCACCTCGGCCAAGGTGAGCCAGCTGAACATGCTTCCGCAGGGTAAGCCCGAAAAGGACCGCCGCTCACTAAGCATGGTCAACGCCATGGATGGTGCCGGCTTCGGCAACTGTACCAACATCGGTGAGTGTGAAGCGGCTTGTCCGAAAGGCATCAGCCTCGATTTCATTGCCAAAATGAACCGCGACTACGCGGTGGCCTCCGCGAAGAAGTTTTTTGGGGCAATCGGCTGAGAAGGCTTTCTTGACACGGACCAAGGCACCCCTATCGCTATCAAAATGCGTTTGACGGATTTCCGGAAGCGGACCTTCCGGTTCTTTTTGGATCGGAACTGAATATGGGGTTGATAAGTATCATAGCCGCCTTTGTCGCGGGTCTCCTCTTGGCGGGAGTCCTCGCCCTCCTCGTCTATCAGCGTCGCAAGAAAACTGACGAAGCGCTTCTTTCGGAGCGTTGCCGGATTATCGAACGCGAAAAGACCCTCGAAATTGAGGAGTTGAAGCTGCGCGAGGAAATTGCTCTGGAAAAGCGGCAGGCTGAGGCCGACCGGGAGCTCAAACGACGCGAAATCGAGATTCGTGGTCTTGAAGAAGAGACGGCTGTGGGGGCAAGTGCAGTTGCAAAGGAACGCGAAAAGCTCGAAAAGCGGCGGTCAGAGCTGGATGAACGCTACGATGTCATTGAGCGATCGGAGGATCGTCTCCGCGAAAATATAGCGGAATATCGCACCCGCCTCCAGGAAGTGAGCCAGCTGACGGTAGATTCAGCCCGGGAACAATTGCTGGAGCAGGTCCGGCACGATATTCAAGACGAGGTCCGGGAATTGAAAGAGGAGCTTTTGGGCCGCTCGGAAAAGGAAGTCGAGGCAGAGGCCAAACGGACGCTTATCGCTTGCATGCAAAGGCTGAGCGCGGCCCCGCAGGAGGATATCACAGCGACGATTGTGGCGATTCCAAGCGATGATATGAAAGGTCGTATTATCGGCAGGGAAGGGCGTAACATTAAGTCCTTCGAGTCCATGACGGGAACGACGCTTTTAATCGATGAGACACCTGACAGCGTCTTGATTTCATCTTTTGACCCGGTTCGCCGGGAGACCGCCCGCCTTGCCCTTGAGGCTCTCATCAAGGATGGCCGCATTCACCCGAGCAGTATTGAGGAGGCCGTCAATCGCGCTGAAGAGGAAGTCAAGCAGAGCGTTGTTGACAGTGGTGAAGATGCCTTGCGCCGTCTCCGGCTCAATCGCATGCACCCGGAAATTGTATCTTGTCTGGGAAAATTGAGATTTCGTCTCTCGAATAATCAGAACTCACTCGAGCACTCCGTCGAGGTGGCTAATCTATGTGCCTTAATTGCTTCAGAGCTCGGGCTGGATACCGAACTGGCCAAGCGAAGTGGCCTCCTCCATGATATTGGAAAAGTCCTTGATCAGGATCATGAAGGCAGCCATGCCCTTGCCGGCAGCTATCTCCTGAAACGTCTAGGGACCGAAGATCCGAAGGTGGTCAATGCGGTTGCTGCACACCACAGTGAAGTCCCTGCAGAAAGCCCATATGTGGCCCTTGTGATGATCGCTGACAGCCTTAGCGCCACACGACCGGGGGTCCGTGCCGACAGCCTGGATGGATATCTTCACCGGGTACGCAGCCTCGAGGAAATTGCCCAGTCCATGGAAGGGGTCTCCGAGGCCTATGCCATCCAGGCCGGGCGTGAAATCCGTGTGATTGTCTCCCCGGGTTCCGTCAGTGAAGCGGACGCCGGCTTGCTCGCGCGGAATATTCGTCGCCGCATTGAGGACGAGCTCCAGTATCCGGGAACCATCAAGGTCACCGTCATCCGTGAGCAGCGGTTTTCGGAAACCGCACAATAAAGACCGGGTCTTCAGCTCAAATTTGACCAGTTTACCATCCTGACAGGGACCAAATTTCCTGTTTTCCTCAGCTATATGCGAAAGCGAGCAAAACGTGAGGAGGAGGCCTTCCAAATGGCTCCAATGATCGAAATTGTGTTTCTGCAGCTTTTTTCGACTCTTTCTGTACGGATGAATCCCTATTTCGGGATATAGACCCATGCGCCGTTCTCGGTGACATTCTCGCCGGGGCAATAGAGCCAGTGGTTCATGTCCACGCTCCAGACCCAGGGATCGTTTTCCACCCAGAGCCAGCTGAGCCATGGAGTGGTGTCGCAGTAGCCGTCAACCCGAACTTCAAATGGACCGAAATTTGCCCTGCCCGATTCCAGTATTTGCAAACGGAATGTAGAGGTCTCATAATTAGCCCCAGCATCTCTAGACGCTAGGCCAACAACGGTACTTCCATCCCCACTTATGGCAGTTGCTGAAAGATTAAACCCTTGTCGGTTAATCCCATAAGAGTCGACAAATTGATTCAGTGCTATGGGTTGCCAATCCATCATTTCTGTTGTGTATTGGCTACCAGTGTCACTGACCAAAAGCATGGATTTCATATCTCGTGAAATGTCGAGAAAGCGGAGTTGACCAGTATTTTCAAAGAGAATTTCAGGATGGCCATTTTTCCACATCATGAATTTGGACGGTCTATTGTCATCTCCCACAAGCCCAAGGATTAGAGAACCATCATCAGAAACCGCCCTTGCGAAATGTGCCTCCGTTTCGTATCCTGGTAGTTTCGGTAAAATGCTGACTTTATAATTTATCCACTGAACTGGGATATATTGATTACCTCCCGTGTTGTCTGCACCCACTATGACTGAACCATTTGAGGAAACATCATAAGCGTTGCTTTCTCTTTCGCCAAGGTCTGAAAAGCCCAACCCCATTAAGACTGTGCCGGTACGGCCTGGTTTCCAGCAGCAGGCTTCTTTGATATAGGTGTCACCGTAATAGGCAGACCCTACTGTAATACTTCCATCACCAGAAACAGCTTCTATTAAAAAACGATTTTCCCCCCAATGAGGCAACTCCGATCGAACCCATCCTTCTCCTGTAGTGAAACTCCATTTACTCCCAAATCTGAATCCGGATCCTAATTCCGCAACAATATGGGCACAATCGTCAGTTATAATAGGTGTACACCGACCAATTTCAGGCAAGAGAGTATAAACACCGTTTTCCCAGATAAAGATCGAGTATTCATCGTCGGCATCGTCGGAGATCATGTTGTATTCGTATAATCCGCCGACAATAATTGAACCATCTGAAGAAACATCTGTTGTTATTATGGCAGCAGACGACTCATAATACCCTGGCGGAGTCCCAAGAAATTCAAGTGTTACCATCTTTTCGGCTAGCAATCCATTAGCAAAATATGCACTGAGAATAAACAGTATTACTACACATACCCAGTCGCCGCAGCAATTTCTCCGTTTCATTATCCCTCCTTCGTTGAGATTTCCTGTAAATCCTGCTTCAGGGGGAGTACTCCTTAATAAAATTCAGAACCAGTTTTGTCAAAAGTAGAGATTCTTTACATCGAAAAATAAGACCGACTGATTTTGCTAATTAGTGAGTTGGGCTGCTTACCCAAATTCAGGTAAAAGAAAGCCTTTTTTGATCGCCCGCCGGTCACCAAGGTGGATGCATGCGTAAACGAACCCGACGCCAGGAGGAGCCCTTCCAAATGGCTCCTATGATCGACATGGTGTTTCTGCTGCTGGTATTTTTCATGACGGTGAGCACGCTTGCCAAGGATTCCCGTCCAGAGACAAGCCTTCCTGTTTCGGAGACGGCACAAGTCCCCGCTGAGGCACCACCAAGGGATGTTCTCACGCTTATTCCGGATGCCGACTCGAGCAGGATATTCTGGTACAACAAGCAGGTTGATGGCAAAGCTTTGGAGGGCCTGCTTGAGAAGAGAGGCGAGGGGAGCGAGCTGCTCCTGCGCGGTCCCCCTTCGCTTCCCTGGAAGTTCTGGAAGGAGATATTCGAGGAAATTCGTACGGCTGGTGCGGATGAGGTGGTCCTGGGAACTTTTGAAAACTGAGGCATTTGGATGCGTCAGCGACGGCCAATGGATGCCCCCGAGATTCCAATCGCCCCGATGATCGATTGCGTCTTCCTCATGCTTGTTTACTTCATGACAACCAGTTCACTCGAGAAGAGCGAGGCGGACCTCCCGTGTCCGGTTGGGTCGGCCGGCATGGCTCTTGATCCCCTTGAATCGATTGATGAACAGCAGATGACAATTTCTCCCTCGGGAACAGTCTTGTGGAACGGCTCGAGTTTTGACCTGCTGGGCTCATCCACGGGCTACAGGTCCTTGTGTGACAGGCTTAAGACTTTCCTCAACACGTGCAGGCTATCCGGTAGTGAACCATCACTACGAATTCAGCCACATGATGATGCACCTTACCAGGCGGTGGTCACCTTTCTGGATGCCGCCACGCTGGCCGGTATTGAGGCCATTCATTTCCCCTGACGGCTGTCTCCCGCTCAGGCCTCGACGATACCATTCTGGATGGCGAATCGTGTCAGCCCGGCAATATCATGAATATCCAGTTTGTTCATGACATTGGTGCGGTGGGTATCCGCGGTCTTCACGCTAATGTTAAGTTTGGCGGCAATCTCCTTGGTCGTGTTGC
This region of Oceanipulchritudo coccoides genomic DNA includes:
- a CDS encoding fumarate reductase/succinate dehydrogenase flavoprotein subunit, which codes for MNLESKIPEGPVAEKWTNAKFNYKLVNPANKRKYSVIVVGSGLAGGAAAATLGELGYQVKCFCYQDSPRRAHSIAAQGGINAAKNYQNDGDSVYRLFYDTVKGGDFRSREANVHRLAEVSSNIIDQCVAQGVPFAREYGGMLANRSFGGAQVSRTFYARGQTGQQLLLGAYQSLSRQIGLGQVKMYNRHEMLDVVLVDGEAKGIITRNLVTGKIDRWAADAVVLATGGYSTVFFLSTNAAGCNVTAAWRAHRRGAGFANPCYTQIHPTCIPQEGEHQSKLTLMSESLRNDGRVWVPKTREMAAKVRDGEIKPSEVPEDERDYFLERKYPSFGNLAPRDISSRAAKEACDDGRGVAKTGYGVFLDFADAINRLGKDVIAERYGNLFDMYENIMGANAYEQPMQIYPAPHYTMGGLWVDYNLMTSIPGLFATGECNFSDHGANRLGASALMQGLADGYFITPYVIGNYLASQVPLSKAGKTDVNSAPFVETEAAVKEKIDKMVSIQGKTSPRSIHIELGKIMLDKCGMARNEAGLKEAIQKIRELRKKFWEDVKIPGGPEELNIELERAGRVADHLEFAELMCYDALDRDESCGGHFREEHQTQEGEAVRDDENYANVSVWEFKGLENPPAKHVEPLSFENVHLGIRSYK
- a CDS encoding succinate dehydrogenase/fumarate reductase iron-sulfur subunit, coding for MSEKNIQITLKVWRQKDASETGQFETYKMDEVSTSSSFLEMLDLLNEQLIAEDKDPVAFDHDCREGICGMCSLVINGIPHGKNALQTTCQLHMRSFSNGDTITIEPYRSKPFPVMRDLVVDRTPLDTIMQAGGFVDQRVGAAQDANALPISKEIADKAMDAAACIGCGACVAVCPNASAMLFTSAKVSQLNMLPQGKPEKDRRSLSMVNAMDGAGFGNCTNIGECEAACPKGISLDFIAKMNRDYAVASAKKFFGAIG
- a CDS encoding ExbD/TolR family protein, translated to MRQRRPMDAPEIPIAPMIDCVFLMLVYFMTTSSLEKSEADLPCPVGSAGMALDPLESIDEQQMTISPSGTVLWNGSSFDLLGSSTGYRSLCDRLKTFLNTCRLSGSEPSLRIQPHDDAPYQAVVTFLDAATLAGIEAIHFP
- the rny gene encoding ribonuclease Y is translated as MISIIAAFVAGLLLAGVLALLVYQRRKKTDEALLSERCRIIEREKTLEIEELKLREEIALEKRQAEADRELKRREIEIRGLEEETAVGASAVAKEREKLEKRRSELDERYDVIERSEDRLRENIAEYRTRLQEVSQLTVDSAREQLLEQVRHDIQDEVRELKEELLGRSEKEVEAEAKRTLIACMQRLSAAPQEDITATIVAIPSDDMKGRIIGREGRNIKSFESMTGTTLLIDETPDSVLISSFDPVRRETARLALEALIKDGRIHPSSIEEAVNRAEEEVKQSVVDSGEDALRRLRLNRMHPEIVSCLGKLRFRLSNNQNSLEHSVEVANLCALIASELGLDTELAKRSGLLHDIGKVLDQDHEGSHALAGSYLLKRLGTEDPKVVNAVAAHHSEVPAESPYVALVMIADSLSATRPGVRADSLDGYLHRVRSLEEIAQSMEGVSEAYAIQAGREIRVIVSPGSVSEADAGLLARNIRRRIEDELQYPGTIKVTVIREQRFSETAQ
- a CDS encoding ExbD/TolR family protein, with product MRKRTRRQEEPFQMAPMIDMVFLLLVFFMTVSTLAKDSRPETSLPVSETAQVPAEAPPRDVLTLIPDADSSRIFWYNKQVDGKALEGLLEKRGEGSELLLRGPPSLPWKFWKEIFEEIRTAGADEVVLGTFEN